The Rattus rattus isolate New Zealand chromosome X, Rrattus_CSIRO_v1, whole genome shotgun sequence genome has a window encoding:
- the Mid1ip1 gene encoding LOW QUALITY PROTEIN: mid1-interacting protein 1 (The sequence of the model RefSeq protein was modified relative to this genomic sequence to represent the inferred CDS: inserted 1 base in 1 codon; deleted 1 base in 1 codon), with amino-acid sequence MMQICDTYNQKHSLFNAMNRFIGAVNNXDQTVMVPSLLRDVPLSEPDLDNEVSVEVGGSGSCLEERTTPAPSPGSANGSFFAPSRDMYSHYVLLKSIRNDIEWGVLHQPSPPPAGSEEGTWKPKDILVGLSHLESTDAGEEDLEQQFHYHLRGLHTVLSKLTRKANILTNRYKQEIGFSNWGH; translated from the exons ATGATGCAAATCTGCGACACATACAACCAA AAGCACTCGCTCTTTAACGCCATGAATCGCTTCATTGGCGCGGTGAACA ATGACCAGACGGTGATGGTGCCCAGTCTGCTGCGCGACGTACCCCTGTCCGAGCCGGATCTAGACAACGAGGTCAGCGTGGAGGTAGGCGGCAGTGGCAGCTGCCTGGAGGAGCGCACGACCCCGGCCCCAAGCCCGGGCAGCGCCAATGGCAGCTTTTTCGCGCCCTCCCGGGACATGTACAGCCACTACGTGCTGCTCAAGTCCATCCGCAACGATATCGAGTGGGGAGTCCTGCACCAGCCTTCGCCCCCGCCGGCTGGGAGTGAGGAGGGCACCTGGAAGCCCAAGGACATCCTGGTGGGCCTGAGCCACTTGGAGAGCACCGATGCCGGCGAGGAAGATCTGGAGCAGCAGTTCCACTACCACCTGCGCGGGCTGCACACCGTGCTCTCCAAACTCACCCGCAAAGCCAACATCCTTACCAACAGATACAAGCAGGAGATCGGCTTCAGTAATTGGGGCCACTGA